GACCGAGCGGCAGGCCAAGCTGCTGCAGGGCTATCTGGGCGAGCGCGGCCACCGCTTGCAGGTGCGCTGGGCCATGCGCTACGGGCGGCCGTCGGTGGCGCACGAACTCGACGCGCTCAAGGCCGCCGGCTGCACCCGCATCCTGATCCTGCCGGCGTACCCGCAGTACTGCGCCGCGACCACGGCCAGCGTGTTCGACGCCGTGTACGACTGGGCGGGCGCGCTGCGTTGGGTGCCGGAACTGCGCTTCGTCAACCACTACCACGACGACCCGGGCTATATCGCGGCGCTGGCCGAGCGCGTGCGCGCGCACTGGGCGCAGCACGGCCAACCGGACCGGCTGGTGATGAGCTTTCACGGCATGCCCGCGCGCACGCTGCAGCGCGGCGACCCGTACCACTGCGAATGCCACAAGACGGGCCGCCTGCTGGCCGAGGCGCTGGGCCTGTCGCGCGAGCAGTACGTCGTGACCTTCCAATCGCGTTTTGGCAAGGCCAAGTGGCTGGAGCCCTACACCGAGCCGACGCTGGTGGCGCTGGCGCGCCAGGGTGTGCGGCGCGCCGACGTCGTCTGCCCCGGCTTCACCGGCGACTGCATCGAGACGCTGGAGGAAATCGACCAGGAGGCACGCGCGGCGTTCCTGACCGCGGGCGGCCAGACGTTCCACTACATCCCGTGCCTGAACGACACCCCGGCGTGGCTGCGGGCGCTGGCGGACATCGCCGAGCGGCACCTGGCCGGCTGGCCCACGACGGCGCCCGACGATCCGGCGGCGCGGCAGGCCAACCGCGAGCGGGCGCTGGCGCTGGGCGCGACACAATGACATCATGAGCCGCGCAGCGCAGAAGACCGACCCCGACGACGCGCGCGTGCGCCTGGACAAGTGGCTGTGGGCGGCGCGCTTTTACAAGACGCGCGCGCTCGCGGCGGAGGCGATCGAGCACGGGCGTGTGCTGGTCAACGGCGCGCCCGCCAAGGCCGGGCGCGAGCCGCGGCCGGGCGACGTGATCCGGCTGCGCACCGGCGACGTCACCCGCACGGTGGTGGTCAAGGCGCTGAGCCGCGTACGCGGCCCGGCCCCGCAGGCGGCGCTGCTGTACGAGGAAACCCCGGAATCGATCGCGGAGCGCGAGCGCCGCGCCGAGCTGCGGCGCCTCGCCCCCGAGCCGGCGAGCAGCTACACCCAGGGCCGCCCCACCAAGCGCGACCGACGCGCGCTCGACCGCTGGCGCGGCGCGGCACCCCCGCCCGCGTGGAACGCGCGCTGGAGCGCCTCGCTCGACGACTGACAACCCCTTGACACCGAACCGAAGGAGCCGCGATGAGCACCCGCTATCCCCTGCCCGAACTCGCCGATCTACCCGACGACATCCGCCAGCGCATCCTGGAGGTGCAGGCCAAGGCGGGCTTCGTGCCCAACGTGTTCCTGATGCTTGCGCGGCGGCCGGCAGAGTGGCGCGCGTTCTTCGCCTACCACGACGCGCTGATGATGCCGGAGACCGTGGGGCGCACCTCCAACCTGACCAAGGGTGAGCGCGAGATGATCGTGGTGGCGACGAGCGCCGCGAACCAGTGCCTCTATTGCGTGGTCGCGCACGGCGCCATCCTGCGCGTGTACGAGAAAAAACCGCTGATCGCCGACCAGGTGGCGGTCAACTACCGCAAGGCCGACATCACCCCGCGGCAGCGCGCCATCCTGGACTTCGCGATGAAGGTGTGCCAGCGCTCGCACGAGGTGGACGACGCGGACTTTGCCGCGCTGCACGCGCACGGGCTGGACGACGAGGACATCTGGGACATCGCCGCGATCACCGCGTTCTTTGGCCTCTCCAACCGCATGGCGTCGTTCAGCGGCATGGTGCCGAATCCCGAGTTCTACCTGATCGGGCGCCTGCCCAAGGGCCAGTGACCCCCACGACGGTAGCGGCCCGCGCGGGTGCGCCGAGCGCTGCGCCGTCGCGGATCACGCGGACCGCATCACACCGCCGGTGCCAGCCGTGCGCGCAGCGCCGCCGGCAGTGGCATCGACCGCTGCGCCGGGAAATCCACCCACACCACGGTGGCGCCGCCGTTGGCGTAAATCGTGTCGCCCCCGTCGGTGCGCAGCATCTCGTGGAACATGTCGAACGAGCGCTGGCCCAGCGCCCCGACATAGGTGCGCACGATCACCTCGCCCGGGTATTCGAGCTGGCGCAGAAAGTTGCAAAACGCATTGACGATCACCGGCCCCTCGCCCTGCGGATTGGCGGGCATGCCCCACTCGCCCATCCACTGCAGG
This region of Tepidimonas taiwanensis genomic DNA includes:
- the hemH gene encoding ferrochelatase; its protein translation is MTMRTEPPYSHGQPAHTGILWVNLGTPDEPTVPALRRYLAEFLGDPRVVELPRALWWPILHGIILNVRPRKSAAKYATIWTPDGSPLKVWTERQAKLLQGYLGERGHRLQVRWAMRYGRPSVAHELDALKAAGCTRILILPAYPQYCAATTASVFDAVYDWAGALRWVPELRFVNHYHDDPGYIAALAERVRAHWAQHGQPDRLVMSFHGMPARTLQRGDPYHCECHKTGRLLAEALGLSREQYVVTFQSRFGKAKWLEPYTEPTLVALARQGVRRADVVCPGFTGDCIETLEEIDQEARAAFLTAGGQTFHYIPCLNDTPAWLRALADIAERHLAGWPTTAPDDPAARQANRERALALGATQ
- a CDS encoding RNA-binding S4 domain-containing protein, producing the protein MSRAAQKTDPDDARVRLDKWLWAARFYKTRALAAEAIEHGRVLVNGAPAKAGREPRPGDVIRLRTGDVTRTVVVKALSRVRGPAPQAALLYEETPESIAERERRAELRRLAPEPASSYTQGRPTKRDRRALDRWRGAAPPPAWNARWSASLDD
- a CDS encoding peroxidase-related enzyme (This protein belongs to a clade of uncharacterized proteins related to peroxidases such as the alkylhydroperoxidase AhpD.) → MSTRYPLPELADLPDDIRQRILEVQAKAGFVPNVFLMLARRPAEWRAFFAYHDALMMPETVGRTSNLTKGEREMIVVATSAANQCLYCVVAHGAILRVYEKKPLIADQVAVNYRKADITPRQRAILDFAMKVCQRSHEVDDADFAALHAHGLDDEDIWDIAAITAFFGLSNRMASFSGMVPNPEFYLIGRLPKGQ
- a CDS encoding acyl-CoA thioesterase, with amino-acid sequence MRLDLPADKRLVHTMTIPIRWGDMDAMGHVNNTIYFRYMETARLQWMGEWGMPANPQGEGPVIVNAFCNFLRQLEYPGEVIVRTYVGALGQRSFDMFHEMLRTDGGDTIYANGGATVVWVDFPAQRSMPLPAALRARLAPAV